In a single window of the Thiohalospira halophila DSM 15071 genome:
- the norR gene encoding nitric oxide reductase transcriptional regulator NorR → MSLSQDLVESTSRAALPVGPLIGVLEELAGGAPAARLYQRYLELLVSVVPADAVALLRHEGGGRLVPVALHGLQRDALGRHFRLDDHPRLAAIWEGEGITRFPADSELPDPWDGLLLHDEHLLVHDCLGATLTRHGEPWGLVTVDALAAGSFDATRLEQLRLLVALGEAVVTAGSAVQRLQRQRDAALAETHAPAGEPRLVGESAPMAQLDEHIRAVADSDLTVLVQGETGTGKELVARALHRQSARADGPLITVNAAALPEGLVESELFGHRRGAFTGATENRRGKFELADGGTLFLDEVGELAPAVQARLLRVLQDGDLQPLGEERPRRVDVRVIAATNRDLAAEVAAGRFRADLYHRLSVYPVVVPPLHERGDDVLLLAGHFAEQVRARLGLRALRLDPACTPLLQAYHWPGNVRELEHVIHRAAVLARHRTDGPVATIEPPHLHLAEDLPAGEGGEAEPEAPLPTLRGGVEATQRRLITEAHRRAGSWAGAARLLGVDPGNLTRLRRRLGMG, encoded by the coding sequence ATGTCCCTATCACAAGACCTTGTTGAATCCACAAGCCGGGCCGCCCTCCCCGTGGGCCCCCTCATCGGGGTCCTGGAGGAGCTGGCCGGCGGCGCCCCGGCCGCGCGCCTCTACCAGCGCTACCTGGAGCTGCTGGTGAGCGTCGTCCCCGCCGACGCCGTGGCCCTGCTGCGCCACGAGGGCGGCGGCCGCCTGGTGCCGGTGGCCCTGCACGGCCTCCAGCGCGACGCCCTGGGTCGCCACTTCCGGCTGGATGACCATCCGCGGCTGGCCGCGATCTGGGAGGGCGAGGGGATTACCCGCTTCCCCGCCGACTCCGAGCTGCCCGATCCCTGGGACGGCCTGCTCCTCCACGACGAGCACCTGCTGGTCCACGACTGCCTGGGGGCCACCCTCACCCGCCACGGCGAGCCCTGGGGGCTGGTCACCGTGGACGCCCTGGCCGCCGGCTCCTTCGACGCCACCCGCCTGGAGCAGTTGCGCCTGCTGGTGGCCCTGGGGGAGGCGGTGGTCACCGCCGGCTCCGCCGTCCAGCGGCTCCAGCGCCAGCGCGACGCCGCCCTGGCCGAGACCCACGCGCCCGCCGGCGAGCCCCGCCTGGTGGGGGAGAGCGCCCCCATGGCGCAGCTGGATGAGCACATCCGGGCGGTGGCCGATTCCGACCTCACCGTCCTCGTCCAGGGGGAGACCGGCACCGGCAAGGAGCTGGTGGCCCGGGCGCTGCACCGCCAGTCGGCGCGCGCCGATGGCCCCCTGATCACCGTCAACGCCGCCGCCCTGCCCGAGGGGCTGGTGGAGAGCGAGCTCTTTGGCCATCGCAGGGGGGCCTTCACCGGCGCCACCGAGAACCGGCGCGGCAAGTTCGAGCTGGCCGACGGCGGGACCCTCTTCTTGGACGAGGTGGGGGAGCTGGCGCCGGCGGTGCAGGCGCGGCTGCTGCGGGTGCTCCAGGACGGCGACCTCCAGCCCCTGGGGGAGGAGCGCCCGCGCCGGGTGGACGTCCGCGTCATCGCCGCCACCAACCGCGACCTGGCCGCCGAGGTCGCCGCCGGCCGCTTCCGCGCCGACCTCTACCACCGCCTGAGCGTCTATCCCGTGGTGGTGCCGCCCCTGCATGAGCGCGGCGACGACGTGCTGCTGCTCGCCGGCCACTTCGCCGAGCAGGTACGCGCCCGGCTGGGGCTGCGCGCCCTGCGCCTGGATCCCGCCTGCACGCCGCTGCTGCAGGCCTACCACTGGCCGGGCAACGTCCGCGAGCTGGAGCACGTCATCCACCGCGCCGCCGTGCTGGCCCGCCACCGCACCGACGGCCCCGTGGCCACCATCGAGCCGCCCCACCTCCACCTGGCCGAGGATCTCCCCGCCGGGGAGGGCGGCGAGGCCGAGCCGGAGGCGCCCCTGCCCACCCTGCGCGGAGGGGTAGAGGCCACCCAGCGCCGGCTCATCACCGAGGCCCACCGCCGCGCCGGCAGCTGGGCCGGCGCCGCCCGCCTGCTGGGGGTGGACCCGGGCAACCTTACTCGTTTGCGGCGGCGGTTGGGGATGGGGTGA
- the hmpA gene encoding NO-inducible flavohemoprotein, translating into MALTPEQIETVQATVPLLREHGEALTTRFYQRMFEYYPEVRTFFNQAHQADGRQPRALASAVLAWAENLHQPEVLQEAVEGIVHKHVSLNIQPEHYPIVGNSLLAAMQEVGGDAVTPEVVEAWGAAYWELANLLIAEEEKVYADHAEQPGGWRGKRAFRVKEKRPESAVITSFVLEPEDGEPVMDFTPGQYIGLQLEIDGETTQRNYSLSDAPNGRTYRISVKREEGGHASRFLHDRVAEGDTLHLFPPAGDFALQDNDRPINLITGGVGITPAMAMAEFAAGQRPIRFVHAALSRDHHAFRERVEALAAANDLEPFFIYEEGRPGDGAHATGRLDRDRLAEQIDLDGDVYFLGPPPFMRAVKGALDDLGIPAERQHYEFFGPAEALA; encoded by the coding sequence TTGGCCCTGACCCCCGAACAGATCGAGACCGTCCAGGCCACCGTCCCGCTGCTGCGCGAGCACGGTGAGGCGCTGACCACCCGCTTCTACCAGCGCATGTTCGAGTACTACCCGGAGGTGCGCACCTTCTTCAACCAGGCCCACCAGGCCGACGGCCGCCAGCCGCGCGCCCTGGCCAGTGCGGTGCTGGCCTGGGCGGAAAACCTCCACCAGCCGGAGGTCCTGCAGGAGGCCGTGGAGGGCATCGTCCACAAGCACGTCTCCCTGAATATCCAGCCGGAGCACTACCCTATCGTCGGCAACAGCCTGCTGGCTGCCATGCAGGAGGTCGGCGGCGACGCCGTCACACCCGAGGTGGTGGAGGCGTGGGGCGCCGCCTACTGGGAGCTGGCCAACCTCCTCATCGCCGAGGAGGAGAAGGTCTACGCCGACCACGCCGAACAGCCCGGCGGCTGGCGCGGAAAGCGCGCCTTCCGGGTCAAGGAGAAGCGCCCGGAGTCGGCGGTGATCACCTCCTTCGTCCTGGAGCCGGAGGACGGCGAGCCGGTGATGGACTTCACCCCGGGCCAGTACATCGGCCTGCAGCTGGAAATCGACGGCGAGACCACCCAGCGCAACTACTCCCTCTCCGATGCGCCCAACGGTCGCACCTACCGGATCTCGGTGAAGCGCGAGGAGGGCGGCCACGCCTCCCGCTTCCTCCACGACCGGGTGGCCGAGGGCGATACCCTCCACCTCTTCCCGCCGGCGGGGGACTTCGCCCTGCAGGACAACGACCGGCCCATCAATCTCATCACCGGCGGCGTCGGCATCACCCCGGCCATGGCCATGGCGGAGTTCGCCGCCGGCCAGCGGCCCATCCGCTTCGTCCACGCCGCCCTCAGCCGCGACCACCACGCCTTCCGCGAGCGGGTGGAGGCGCTGGCAGCCGCCAACGACCTGGAGCCCTTCTTCATCTACGAGGAGGGGCGGCCCGGGGACGGCGCCCACGCCACCGGCCGGCTGGATCGCGACCGGCTGGCGGAGCAGATCGACCTCGACGGCGACGTCTACTTCCTCGGCCCCCCGCCCTTCATGCGGGCGGTGAAGGGGGCCCTGGACGACCTCGGCATCCCCGCCGAGCGCCAGCACTACGAGTTCTTCGGCCCCGCCGAGGCGCTGGCGTAG